One Streptomyces sp. B21-105 genomic region harbors:
- a CDS encoding alpha/beta hydrolase family protein — MNPAEFAAAQWTRATGAGVDPHEYRRVTGGLASVADWGPAFLRTGHGYLRRAQDAGSVRSAGQYLLVAARWFHLATLAPYAEAHRAAAEADHALGRALTLLEPGARRVSGDGFTGWLRCPVDSPSDAPGTVVVVPGLDSAKEEFLDLASALLARGLAVFAMDGPGQGVLAAGTTFVADYERVVGRVVDALGVARIGLVGLSLGGYFAARAAAFDPRVSAVATVSGPFRLDWETLPPPVRDIMARRAGGADAAHAFVQQVDLAALAPRIAAPLLVVDGGRDVIPGVTNGESLARLAPHGTYLSVPHGDHLLGNARPDWLAQLSDHIAHTLTGTPA, encoded by the coding sequence ATGAACCCCGCGGAGTTCGCCGCCGCCCAGTGGACCCGGGCCACCGGCGCAGGCGTCGACCCTCACGAGTACCGGCGCGTCACCGGCGGCCTCGCCTCGGTCGCCGACTGGGGCCCGGCCTTCCTCCGCACGGGCCACGGCTATCTCCGGCGCGCGCAGGACGCGGGATCGGTCCGCTCGGCGGGCCAGTATCTCCTGGTGGCGGCCCGGTGGTTCCACCTGGCCACCCTGGCGCCGTACGCGGAAGCGCACCGTGCCGCCGCCGAGGCGGACCACGCGTTGGGCAGAGCCCTCACCCTCCTGGAACCCGGTGCGCGACGGGTGAGCGGTGACGGATTCACCGGCTGGCTGCGTTGCCCCGTGGACAGCCCCTCGGACGCACCGGGGACCGTGGTCGTCGTCCCCGGTCTGGACTCGGCCAAGGAGGAGTTCCTCGATCTCGCGTCCGCGCTGCTGGCCAGAGGGCTGGCAGTGTTCGCGATGGACGGTCCGGGACAGGGCGTGCTCGCGGCCGGCACGACTTTCGTGGCGGACTACGAGCGGGTCGTGGGCCGGGTCGTCGATGCCCTCGGCGTCGCACGCATCGGGCTCGTCGGCCTGAGTCTGGGCGGCTATTTCGCGGCCAGGGCCGCGGCGTTCGATCCGCGCGTGTCAGCCGTCGCCACCGTCAGCGGTCCCTTCCGCCTCGACTGGGAGACGCTGCCCCCGCCGGTACGGGACATCATGGCCCGACGTGCCGGAGGAGCCGACGCGGCGCACGCGTTCGTCCAGCAGGTGGACCTCGCCGCCCTGGCGCCCCGCATCGCGGCCCCGCTGCTGGTCGTGGACGGCGGCCGGGACGTCATCCCCGGCGTGACGAACGGCGAGTCGCTGGCCCGGCTGGCGCCGCACGGCACCTATCTGTCCGTCCCGCACGGCGATCACCTCCTCGGAAACGCGCGGCCGGACTGGCTGGCGCAGCTGAGCGACCACATCGCGCACACCCTGACGGGGACACCGGCGTGA
- a CDS encoding zinc-binding dehydrogenase, with protein sequence MQRLIPTGDAARPVAFAAVSQPVPEPGQALIKVEAFAPNRGETFLLERPLPKALPGKDIAGLVVQAAADGSGPGIGTRVVGHPAQGGWAEYAAVPTHSLAVLPDSVDSARAAALPLAGITALRLLRTAGSLAGRRVLLTGASGGVGHYVTELAVGAGAMVTAVTATPVRGERLAALGARVVHEVASAQGPFDVVLESTGGPALPLALSKVRPGGLLVWFGQASRTPVTLDFFDLLGGPERVTIQHFHYAGAPYGCDLSALVSLVEQGRLHPEIGRVADWAQTAETLVDLRERGIRGKAVLLTGGAR encoded by the coding sequence ATGCAAAGACTGATTCCCACGGGAGACGCGGCGCGCCCGGTCGCCTTCGCCGCGGTCTCCCAACCCGTGCCGGAGCCCGGTCAGGCACTGATCAAGGTCGAGGCGTTCGCCCCGAACCGGGGTGAGACGTTCCTTCTCGAACGCCCCCTGCCGAAGGCGCTGCCGGGCAAGGACATCGCGGGGCTCGTCGTACAGGCGGCGGCCGACGGGTCCGGCCCCGGCATCGGCACCCGCGTCGTCGGGCACCCTGCGCAGGGCGGCTGGGCCGAGTACGCGGCCGTGCCCACGCACTCGCTCGCGGTGCTCCCGGACAGCGTGGACAGCGCGCGGGCGGCGGCTCTGCCGCTGGCCGGGATCACCGCCCTGCGGCTGCTGCGCACGGCCGGTTCCCTGGCCGGCCGACGGGTGCTGCTGACCGGCGCCTCGGGCGGCGTCGGCCACTACGTCACCGAGCTGGCCGTGGGGGCCGGAGCGATGGTGACCGCGGTGACGGCGACGCCGGTGCGCGGTGAGCGGCTCGCGGCGCTGGGGGCGCGGGTGGTGCACGAGGTGGCGTCGGCTCAGGGGCCGTTCGATGTCGTGCTGGAGTCCACCGGCGGGCCGGCTCTGCCGCTCGCCCTGTCGAAGGTGCGCCCGGGCGGCCTGCTCGTCTGGTTCGGCCAGGCGAGCCGCACCCCTGTGACCCTGGACTTCTTCGACCTCCTCGGCGGTCCCGAGCGTGTGACGATCCAGCACTTCCACTACGCCGGCGCCCCGTACGGCTGTGACCTCTCGGCGCTGGTGAGCCTGGTGGAGCAAGGCCGGCTGCATCCGGAGATCGGCCGCGTCGCCGACTGGGCGCAGACCGCCGAGACCCTGGTCGACCTGCGGGAGCGCGGGATACGTGGCAAGGCCGTCCTGCTGACCGGAGGAGCCCGATGA
- a CDS encoding LysR family transcriptional regulator, with translation MDLDVAQVRAFVRAAEELHFGRAAGTLAISQQALSKRIARLESLLGAGLFRRDGNGVRLTEAGQRFLAPARQTVAAADAAVAAVSGKEPSLRVDVWGHLYAPMRTMAQVAGRAGELALGHGRDLPSVTSALLHGDIDAAFGRVHPPLPAGLAHRLVRLEPVDAVLSTDHPLAAEPALRPDQLRDSTLWAPGALDRLDFLHRFADRFGIRNTATGVNLGLAHFLAEVAGEPRGFSLVPADVPLPQVPGLRSVPLFDPTPLYAWSLMWCTVNAHPRLTGLAAACAEEAGRSRWLEYDPTRDWLPEPPTSDPGFGG, from the coding sequence ATGGATCTGGACGTGGCGCAGGTACGTGCCTTCGTGCGCGCCGCCGAAGAACTCCACTTCGGCCGGGCGGCCGGGACACTCGCGATCTCCCAGCAGGCGCTGTCCAAGAGGATCGCGCGGCTGGAATCCCTGCTCGGCGCCGGTCTCTTCCGGCGCGACGGCAACGGAGTACGCCTCACTGAGGCCGGACAGCGTTTCCTCGCACCCGCACGGCAGACCGTGGCTGCCGCCGATGCCGCGGTCGCCGCGGTGTCCGGGAAGGAACCATCGCTCCGCGTGGACGTCTGGGGACACCTCTACGCGCCCATGCGGACGATGGCCCAGGTCGCCGGACGAGCCGGTGAACTGGCGCTCGGGCACGGCCGCGACCTGCCGTCGGTGACGTCGGCCCTGCTGCACGGCGACATCGACGCGGCCTTCGGCCGAGTCCACCCCCCGCTGCCCGCGGGGCTGGCGCACCGCCTCGTCCGGCTCGAACCGGTGGACGCCGTGCTGAGCACGGACCATCCGCTCGCAGCCGAACCAGCCCTGCGGCCGGACCAGTTGCGCGACAGCACGCTGTGGGCGCCCGGTGCGCTGGACCGGCTGGACTTCCTCCACCGGTTCGCCGACCGGTTCGGCATCCGGAACACGGCCACCGGTGTCAACCTGGGGCTCGCCCACTTCCTGGCCGAAGTGGCGGGCGAGCCGCGAGGCTTCTCGCTGGTGCCCGCCGATGTGCCCCTGCCTCAGGTCCCGGGACTGCGCAGCGTCCCCCTGTTCGATCCCACACCGCTGTACGCCTGGTCGCTGATGTGGTGCACCGTAAACGCACACCCGAGGCTGACCGGCCTCGCCGCCGCCTGCGCCGAGGAAGCGGGGCGAAGCCGATGGCTGGAGTACGACCCGACCCGCGACTGGCTGCCCGAACCGCCCACGAGCGATCCGGGCTTCGGCGGGTAG
- a CDS encoding carbonic anhydrase → MGNAVGPQRRAVLTGGLAAVGAAVLTACSSKASGADTAKAANTGAASPSPSAQTAPRPDSARTAYARLMEGNKRWVSGKLQHPDQDPARRKVLAPEQKPYGVIVSCIDSRVPPELVFDTGIGDLFVIRTGGQVVQPVVVGSVEYGPLTSGSPLIVVLGHQSCGAVKAAYKALKEATDLPGDLDAIVDALRPAYKEIAKTKHADPVDAMIRAHANRTAADLRSDSALAPW, encoded by the coding sequence ATGGGTAACGCCGTAGGGCCACAGCGCAGGGCCGTTCTCACCGGAGGACTCGCGGCAGTGGGCGCGGCCGTGCTCACCGCCTGTTCCTCAAAGGCCAGTGGCGCCGACACCGCGAAGGCGGCGAACACCGGCGCGGCCTCGCCCTCCCCCTCCGCGCAGACCGCTCCCCGGCCCGACTCCGCCCGGACCGCCTACGCGAGGCTGATGGAGGGCAACAAGCGCTGGGTGAGCGGCAAACTGCAGCACCCCGACCAGGACCCTGCCCGCCGCAAGGTCCTCGCCCCCGAGCAGAAGCCCTACGGTGTCATCGTCTCCTGCATCGACTCCCGGGTACCGCCGGAGCTGGTCTTCGACACCGGCATCGGCGACCTGTTCGTGATACGCACCGGCGGGCAGGTCGTGCAGCCGGTGGTCGTCGGCTCCGTCGAGTACGGGCCGCTCACCTCGGGGTCCCCGCTCATCGTGGTGCTGGGTCACCAGAGCTGCGGTGCCGTCAAGGCGGCGTACAAGGCGCTCAAGGAGGCCACGGACCTGCCGGGCGACCTGGATGCGATCGTCGACGCCCTGCGCCCGGCCTACAAGGAGATCGCCAAGACCAAGCACGCCGACCCCGTCGACGCGATGATCCGCGCCCACGCCAACCGGACCGCCGCCGATCTGCGGTCTGACTCCGCCCTCGCCCCCTGGTGA
- a CDS encoding TetR-like C-terminal domain-containing protein, with the protein MGRPRTNDEGVKERLVECATEMLATGPRESVTVRAVAAAAEASTTAVYSLFGGKNGLIRAVRDRAVAGLFQDVSAVPTSADPLADLYALAVAYRRWGRGHSHLYTVLFGGVQPFAPSGKVGTGDPIRPLLAAIDRAVTANVLAGDATEIALSIWATMHGLVTLELAGALEAATAEAAFRSSVHATLRGWATADVFRGLRRAELAR; encoded by the coding sequence GTGGGTAGGCCGAGAACGAACGACGAGGGCGTCAAAGAGCGGCTCGTGGAGTGCGCGACCGAGATGCTCGCCACCGGTCCGCGGGAGTCGGTCACGGTTCGCGCCGTGGCCGCTGCCGCCGAGGCGTCGACGACGGCGGTGTACTCGCTGTTCGGCGGTAAGAACGGGCTGATCCGTGCGGTGCGCGACAGAGCCGTCGCCGGCCTGTTCCAGGATGTGTCGGCGGTGCCGACCTCCGCGGATCCTCTCGCCGACCTCTACGCGCTGGCCGTCGCCTACCGCCGTTGGGGGCGCGGACACAGCCACCTGTACACGGTGCTGTTCGGCGGTGTGCAGCCGTTCGCCCCGTCGGGGAAGGTCGGTACCGGCGACCCGATCCGTCCGCTCCTCGCGGCGATCGATCGCGCTGTGACGGCGAACGTCCTCGCCGGTGACGCGACGGAGATCGCCCTGTCGATCTGGGCGACCATGCACGGGCTCGTGACGCTCGAACTGGCCGGGGCCCTCGAGGCCGCCACGGCCGAGGCCGCGTTCCGCTCATCGGTTCACGCCACGCTGCGCGGCTGGGCGACGGCGGACGTGTTCCGCGGCCTTCGCCGAGCCGAACTCGCTCGTTGA